One genomic region from Bactrocera tryoni isolate S06 chromosome 3, CSIRO_BtryS06_freeze2, whole genome shotgun sequence encodes:
- the LOC120772207 gene encoding piggyBac transposable element-derived protein 3-like isoform X2, translating to MDFNGQPSASNCTSPDRKRLRRVTPKSSNVSLPQNANYEDCRYLLPHQQFEKFFDDELLGHICEQSAMYAIGQNRPNPNIIVGELRAFICILVITRYNYHANFRNLWSQDEDIRNSLVSNTMRRNRFQEILQNLHFEDNSNASSKNGDANPDKMWKLRPLTDHLKAKMIDHFHAEQNLSFDESMISYFGRHGCKQFIKGKPFRFGYKVWSLCTPSGYMVNSKFTKERILVQTKILKRSLENVLLLCYPLLAFLKRCGYNATGTIRENRIPASCLLMHKKIFKSMDRGYSESIVMKSTGIRLVKWKDNNVVRLLSTTFGENPKSMAQRYSKQSKSRINVPRPCAITEYNKYMCGVDRFDQNLDQYRIAYRGKKWWSSIFTWLIDASIQNAWQLHRRNLNFDDNWPYTIADIMVPKPNRLVP from the exons aTGGATTTTAATGGTCAACCTTCAGCATCCAATTGTACATCACCAGACAGAAAGCGGTTACGTAGAGTGACACCAAAATCTTCAAATGTTTCACTGCCACAAA ATGCTAATTACGAGGATTGTCGTTATTTACTACCGCATCagcaatttgaaaagtttttcgatGATGAATTATTGGGACACATTTGCGAACAAAGTGCAATGTATGCGATCGGACAGAATAGACCTAACCCAAACATAATAGTCGGCGAACTTCGagcatttatttgcatattggTCATTACGAGATACAATTACCACGCcaatttcagaaatttatgGAGCCAAGATGAAGATATTCGCAACAGCTTAGTGAGTAACACAATGCGTCGAAATAGATTTcaggaaattttgcaaaatcttCACTTCGAAGACAACTCTAATGCTTCTTCAAAAAACGGCGACGCCAATCCCGATAAAATGTGGAAATTGCGACCATTGACTGatcatttaaaagcaaaaatgatTGATCATTTTCATGCCGAACAAAATCTATCCTTTGACGAAAGTATGATTTCCTACTTTGGCAGACACGGATGTAAGCAATTTATCAAGGGCAAACCATTTCGTTTTGGGTATAAAGTTTGGTCCCTTTGCACTCCAtcgggctatatggtgaattCGAAATTTACCAAGGAAAGAATCCTCGTGCAAACGAAGATTTTGAAGCGAAGTTTGGAAAATGTGCTGCTCCTTTG TTATCCTTTGTTAGCTTTTCTGAAAAGATGTGGATATAATGCCACGGGAACAATCCGTGAAAACCGCATTCCTGCAAGCTGTCTTCTgatgcacaaaaaaatttttaaatcaatggATAGAGGTTACTCGGAATCAATTGTTATGAAAAGTACTGGTATTCGTTTGGTGAAATGGAAAGATAATAATGTTGTCCGCTTATTGTCTACCACTTTTGGTGAAAATCCTAAGTCAATGGCACAACGTTATTCAAAGCAGAGTAAATCCCGAATAAACGTACCCCGTCCTTGTGCGATCACtgaatataacaaatatatgtgtgGAGTAGATCGTTTCGATCAAAACTTGGACCAGTACCGCATCGCATACAGGGGGAAAAAGTGGTGGTCTAGCATATTTACCTGGCTGATAGATGCTTCTATTCAAAATGCTTGGCAGCTTCATCGACGCAACTTGAATTTCGACGACAACTGGCCGTATACTATTGCAGACATTATGGTACCAAAGCCAAATCGCTTGGTCCCATGA
- the LOC120772207 gene encoding piggyBac transposable element-derived protein 3-like isoform X1, whose translation MDFNGQPSASNCTSPDRKRLRRVTPKSSNVSLPQSNKQTTFQWIKYDASSLIPIFPDANYEDCRYLLPHQQFEKFFDDELLGHICEQSAMYAIGQNRPNPNIIVGELRAFICILVITRYNYHANFRNLWSQDEDIRNSLVSNTMRRNRFQEILQNLHFEDNSNASSKNGDANPDKMWKLRPLTDHLKAKMIDHFHAEQNLSFDESMISYFGRHGCKQFIKGKPFRFGYKVWSLCTPSGYMVNSKFTKERILVQTKILKRSLENVLLLCYPLLAFLKRCGYNATGTIRENRIPASCLLMHKKIFKSMDRGYSESIVMKSTGIRLVKWKDNNVVRLLSTTFGENPKSMAQRYSKQSKSRINVPRPCAITEYNKYMCGVDRFDQNLDQYRIAYRGKKWWSSIFTWLIDASIQNAWQLHRRNLNFDDNWPYTIADIMVPKPNRLVP comes from the exons aTGGATTTTAATGGTCAACCTTCAGCATCCAATTGTACATCACCAGACAGAAAGCGGTTACGTAGAGTGACACCAAAATCTTCAAATGTTTCACTGCCACAAAGtaataaacaaacaacattTCAATGGATAAAATATGATGCGTCATCTCTTATTCCCATTTTCCCAGATGCTAATTACGAGGATTGTCGTTATTTACTACCGCATCagcaatttgaaaagtttttcgatGATGAATTATTGGGACACATTTGCGAACAAAGTGCAATGTATGCGATCGGACAGAATAGACCTAACCCAAACATAATAGTCGGCGAACTTCGagcatttatttgcatattggTCATTACGAGATACAATTACCACGCcaatttcagaaatttatgGAGCCAAGATGAAGATATTCGCAACAGCTTAGTGAGTAACACAATGCGTCGAAATAGATTTcaggaaattttgcaaaatcttCACTTCGAAGACAACTCTAATGCTTCTTCAAAAAACGGCGACGCCAATCCCGATAAAATGTGGAAATTGCGACCATTGACTGatcatttaaaagcaaaaatgatTGATCATTTTCATGCCGAACAAAATCTATCCTTTGACGAAAGTATGATTTCCTACTTTGGCAGACACGGATGTAAGCAATTTATCAAGGGCAAACCATTTCGTTTTGGGTATAAAGTTTGGTCCCTTTGCACTCCAtcgggctatatggtgaattCGAAATTTACCAAGGAAAGAATCCTCGTGCAAACGAAGATTTTGAAGCGAAGTTTGGAAAATGTGCTGCTCCTTTG TTATCCTTTGTTAGCTTTTCTGAAAAGATGTGGATATAATGCCACGGGAACAATCCGTGAAAACCGCATTCCTGCAAGCTGTCTTCTgatgcacaaaaaaatttttaaatcaatggATAGAGGTTACTCGGAATCAATTGTTATGAAAAGTACTGGTATTCGTTTGGTGAAATGGAAAGATAATAATGTTGTCCGCTTATTGTCTACCACTTTTGGTGAAAATCCTAAGTCAATGGCACAACGTTATTCAAAGCAGAGTAAATCCCGAATAAACGTACCCCGTCCTTGTGCGATCACtgaatataacaaatatatgtgtgGAGTAGATCGTTTCGATCAAAACTTGGACCAGTACCGCATCGCATACAGGGGGAAAAAGTGGTGGTCTAGCATATTTACCTGGCTGATAGATGCTTCTATTCAAAATGCTTGGCAGCTTCATCGACGCAACTTGAATTTCGACGACAACTGGCCGTATACTATTGCAGACATTATGGTACCAAAGCCAAATCGCTTGGTCCCATGA